The DNA region GCAGCTCGCCGGCGGCGTTGACCGCCTCGGCCATGCTGGTCAGAGCGCTGACGTCCCCGGTCGCGAGCATCGTGTCGACGCTGCGGGCCAGATCACGGACGGGAGACAGGACCTCGGCGTCGATCGGCAGGGCCTCGACCGCCTGCCCGATCGAGCCACGCATCGAGGTGAGGAACCGGTCGACGATCCGCCCGATCTCGGTGGCCGCGGCATCGCTGCTGGTGGTCTCGCCGACGAATCCCTCGCCGACCGCGCGGTCCCCGCGGGCGTCGCGCCGGCCCTCACCCCAGCGCGGGCCGCCGAGGGGCTGGGACAGGTCGAATTCCGGGCCCTTCACGGCGCCTCCTCCACGGTTGGCTCGAGCGCGCTGGTCTCCGGCGCAGGGGTGTCCGGGGCGCTCGGGTCCGGCGCGCCCGGGTCGGGCAGGGCGCCGATCGACTCGAGCTCGCCGAGGGTGGTGTCCACGCCCGCGCGCAGGCGGCTGGCCACCGGCCCCGGAAGCCTCCTGGCGATCTTGGCGGTCTTGCGCTCCAGCGCGGCCCTGGTGATCAGCGGCTCGGCGCCGGAGTCCACGATGTAGGCGTGCAGCGCCTCCTCGGTCGTGTACCTGGGAGTGAACCCGAACTCGGTGCGCATCCGGGTGGTGTCCAGGGTGCGGCCGTACCGCATGAAGCGCAGCTGCGCCGGCCCGATGTCGCGCAAACCCTGGCTCGAGAGCAACCGGGCTGCCAGCTTGAACGCCTGCGGCATCACCGGCAGCGGGATGTGGCCGGCGCGGCGGATGGCCTGCGTCAGGGTGAGGATGCCGTCGCCGGCGATGTTGTAGGTGCCGGGGGTCGCGCCCCTCGTGGCGTGCAGCAGCGCGTCCAGGGCGTCCTGCGGGTGCAGCAACTGGATGCGCGGGTCGTAGCCGGCCAGGACCGGCGCCACCGACGGCAGCAGCAGTTCGCCCACCACCGTGGGCTCGGGCAGACCGAGGATCGCCGGGATGCGCAGGATCGTCACGTCGATGTCCGGGCGCTTGCGGGACATCCCCCGCACGTAGCCCTCCACGGACGAGTGGTCGAGCGGGATGCCGCCGCTGGGCAGGCGCCGGGCGGCCATGTCCTCGGTGAACATCGCCGGGTCGACGCCGGAGGAACCGTACACCGAGGTCGAGGAGATGAGCACGAAACGCTTCACCGTCGCCGCCCGCCCGCACGCGGCGATCACGTGCATGGAGCCCATGATGTTGGCCTCCTTGACGGCCGCGCGGCCGCCGGGGGCGAAGTCGGTGTGGTGCAGCCCGGCGTGCACGACCGTGTCGATACCGGCCTCGCGCAGGATCCCCTGCAGGCGCGGGGACTGCGGGTCGAGCCGCACGAACTCGGCGTCACGCATACGTCGGCGGTGCTGCGGTGACGGCTTCACCGAGTCGATGGCCAGGACGCGCTCGACGCTCTCGTCGCGCAGCAGCATGCCCACCAGGTGCGCGCCGAGATACCGGCTACCGCCCACGACCGCGACGGCACGGGCCGGGCGACGGTCTGGCAGTTCGGTGTCCACCCGCCCGAGTCTAACCGCGGACCCCCTCGGCCATGTGCGCAGTCCTCACCGCGGGCGCCGTCGGATCCCGCGTCCGCGCACCAGCCCGCCCGCAAATACACCGATGCCCGCCACCACTGCTGGTGACGGGCATCCGCTACAGGCGTGAGTCCGGGCGCTATCGGTGCGCCGCAGAACTCACTTACCGAGCTTGCGACGCTGCACGCGGGTCCGGCGGAGCATCTTGCGGTGCTTCTTCTTGGACATACGCTTGCGGCGCTTCTTGATCACAGAACCCATATCGGGGTCACCTACCTGTCGACTACTGGTCTGGGGCCTTACAGCCCGCGAAGGGCCTTGACTTGCGCTCCGGCATCACGAGCGGGCTCGGGCAGCCGGGACGGAACCCGTCCAGACTACCTCCCGCGCCCCGCTGCCACGAAAACGGGCCGGACACCGCCCCGCCGGGGCGGCTCACCGCGTCAGCCTGCGGAGAAGTACGACGTATCGAGGTACTCGTGCACGGCCTTGGAGTGGACCCGGAACGACCGACCCACCCGCACGGCGGGCAGCTCGCCCGAGTGGACGAGTCTGTAGACCGTCATCTTGGACACGCGCATCAGCGCGGCGACCTCGGCAACGGTGAGGAACTGCGAGCCCCCCGCCGCCTGCGAGCCGCCTTCGGTCTTGTCGGTAGTCGCCATCGTCACAACCCTTCGTGGCACGCGTCGTGCCGCAGGCTTCCCCTCCTGCGGTACGGACACGCACGTGCTGGGTATGAGCCTAGCGTGAATGGTGTGATCAATGCGACGGGAGTGGGCGAATTACATCGACGACACGCCGCCCGATCCCGCCTTCACCCATCCTGA from Dietzia sp. B32 includes:
- a CDS encoding 30S ribosomal protein bS22, with the translated sequence MGSVIKKRRKRMSKKKHRKMLRRTRVQRRKLGK
- a CDS encoding NAD-dependent epimerase/dehydratase family protein, coding for MDTELPDRRPARAVAVVGGSRYLGAHLVGMLLRDESVERVLAIDSVKPSPQHRRRMRDAEFVRLDPQSPRLQGILREAGIDTVVHAGLHHTDFAPGGRAAVKEANIMGSMHVIAACGRAATVKRFVLISSTSVYGSSGVDPAMFTEDMAARRLPSGGIPLDHSSVEGYVRGMSRKRPDIDVTILRIPAILGLPEPTVVGELLLPSVAPVLAGYDPRIQLLHPQDALDALLHATRGATPGTYNIAGDGILTLTQAIRRAGHIPLPVMPQAFKLAARLLSSQGLRDIGPAQLRFMRYGRTLDTTRMRTEFGFTPRYTTEEALHAYIVDSGAEPLITRAALERKTAKIARRLPGPVASRLRAGVDTTLGELESIGALPDPGAPDPSAPDTPAPETSALEPTVEEAP
- a CDS encoding helix-turn-helix domain-containing protein, which gives rise to MATTDKTEGGSQAAGGSQFLTVAEVAALMRVSKMTVYRLVHSGELPAVRVGRSFRVHSKAVHEYLDTSYFSAG